In one Nostoc sp. KVJ3 genomic region, the following are encoded:
- a CDS encoding serine/threonine phosphatase, with amino-acid sequence MLICPQCKFENPNSNKFCQSCGTSLTHKACPECSTEDVPVNALRCHNCDKECGTVFWAIIAKETTGEALGVGREAINRVSMGVEGDEEAIFLSSFPSSEIAFGSYLDSQERYQLLDPLPAPTEITTTTDIGVRVLDCQPYEISPIEAILASQESDLVTEANEIPQLAKLYIALQSESQREIPLIHDAWQQGDIQIVIIEDRSHWQPLLDLWQEETTNSLKILHWCYQMTQLWALLEPVNCCQSLLNLSNLRLDEDQTLALQRLYVESSSSQPATESSEDVQAQTFAIPEEPLTIQALGRVWQTLFRQSQRTQFGSVVKMLGDLDVGKIDTIAQLRSRLEEISMELEALGTASLPPIKEKNTTVPTMLPLDEPEYIDIIGKIDDMPTVVLAMQLSSLEDAGRTDVGRQRHHNEDYFGIETKIQKLEFPKSRVLEGHGLYILCDGMGGHAGGEIASELAVNTLRQYFQEHWITNQLPTEDSIREAVYLANKAIYKLNQQDARSGVGRMGTTLVMLLIQDTQAAVAHVGDSRLYRLTRKRGLEQVTVDHEVGQREITRGVEASIAYARPDAYQLTQALGPRDENSINPDVGFFEINEDTLLLLASDGLSDNDLLETHWQTHLEPLLSSGTNLEQGVTNLIDLGNQYNGHDNITGILIRAKVRPNLES; translated from the coding sequence ATGCTGATTTGCCCCCAGTGTAAATTTGAAAACCCCAATAGCAACAAATTCTGTCAAAGCTGTGGCACATCCCTGACCCACAAAGCTTGTCCTGAATGCAGTACCGAAGATGTACCTGTAAATGCACTACGTTGTCATAACTGTGACAAGGAATGTGGAACAGTATTTTGGGCAATTATCGCTAAAGAAACGACTGGGGAAGCCTTGGGAGTGGGTAGAGAAGCGATTAATCGCGTCTCTATGGGAGTAGAGGGAGACGAAGAAGCAATATTTCTCTCATCTTTTCCTAGTTCGGAGATTGCATTCGGCTCTTATTTAGACTCCCAAGAACGCTATCAATTATTAGATCCGCTACCTGCACCAACGGAAATTACCACCACTACTGATATTGGAGTAAGAGTTTTAGACTGCCAGCCGTATGAAATATCACCAATTGAGGCAATATTAGCAAGTCAGGAATCAGATTTAGTAACAGAAGCAAATGAAATTCCTCAACTTGCTAAACTTTATATTGCCTTACAATCCGAAAGTCAGCGGGAGATACCGCTGATTCACGATGCATGGCAGCAGGGCGATATACAGATAGTAATAATTGAAGACCGCTCCCATTGGCAGCCTTTACTTGACCTGTGGCAAGAAGAAACAACGAATTCGTTAAAAATTTTACACTGGTGTTATCAAATGACCCAACTTTGGGCATTGTTGGAACCAGTAAATTGTTGTCAAAGCCTTTTAAATTTGTCGAATTTGCGGTTGGATGAAGACCAAACCCTGGCGCTACAAAGGTTATACGTGGAATCATCGAGTTCTCAACCCGCCACCGAGTCATCAGAGGATGTCCAAGCTCAAACATTTGCTATTCCAGAGGAACCGTTAACAATTCAGGCTTTGGGAAGGGTTTGGCAAACACTATTTAGGCAGTCTCAACGGACTCAATTTGGCTCTGTAGTTAAGATGTTGGGGGATTTAGATGTAGGTAAGATTGACACGATCGCACAGTTGCGATCGCGTTTGGAAGAAATCTCTATGGAACTGGAAGCATTAGGAACCGCAAGTTTGCCCCCAATAAAGGAGAAAAATACTACTGTGCCTACTATGCTGCCATTAGATGAACCAGAATATATCGATATCATTGGCAAAATTGATGATATGCCAACTGTTGTGCTGGCAATGCAGTTAAGTAGTTTGGAAGATGCAGGACGCACAGATGTGGGTCGTCAACGTCATCATAACGAAGACTACTTTGGCATTGAAACCAAAATTCAGAAGTTGGAGTTCCCTAAAAGTCGAGTTCTGGAAGGGCATGGTTTATATATTCTCTGTGATGGTATGGGTGGACACGCTGGCGGCGAGATAGCCAGTGAGTTAGCAGTTAACACCCTACGGCAATACTTTCAAGAACACTGGATTACCAACCAACTGCCAACAGAAGATAGCATTCGTGAGGCAGTTTATTTAGCTAATAAGGCAATTTACAAACTCAATCAACAAGATGCCCGTTCTGGAGTAGGGCGCATGGGTACAACTCTGGTAATGCTCTTAATTCAAGATACCCAAGCAGCAGTTGCCCATGTAGGAGATAGCCGTCTCTATCGCTTGACGCGTAAGCGGGGACTAGAACAAGTCACAGTAGATCACGAAGTTGGACAACGGGAAATTACGCGCGGAGTAGAAGCAAGCATAGCTTACGCCCGCCCTGATGCCTACCAACTCACCCAAGCTTTGGGGCCTCGTGATGAAAACTCAATTAATCCTGATGTAGGGTTTTTCGAGATTAATGAAGATACCCTTTTGCTGTTGGCATCAGACGGTTTATCAGATAATGATTTACTAGAAACCCATTGGCAGACTCACTTAGAACCCTTACTTAGTTCCGGGACTAACTTAGAACAGGGTGTTACAAACTTAATTGATTTGGGAAACCAATACAATGGTCATGACAACATTACTGGTATACTTATTCGGGCAAAAGTACGCCCAAATCTCGAAAGTTAA
- a CDS encoding FHA domain-containing serine/threonine-protein kinase translates to MVSLTLLEPQQKTPLHQWSFENSSIIRIGRAADNHVVLTDSLVSRHHLELRYVDSTAKDGGWRLISQGTNGTFLNGVLVIQSALPDNSLLQLAQGGPILQFQIQEVTVLETGLRSPQQIQETEEKAVATVYSAQGKYTCTHEGNSPNNLFCIHCGQPLSVQQKIRHYQVLRILGQGGMGTTYLAWDAAVQIGNIPQLLVLKQMNADMAKIAKAQELFEREAYTLKSLNHPGIPKYYDFFVEGGKKYLAMELIHGQDLEKRVYTTGPVTPNQAIAWMIQTCDILDYLHSQEPPLIHRDIKPANLMVRSSVNRIVVLDFGAVKEIGTAPGTRIGAEGYCAPEQERGQPLTQSDLYAIGPTIIFLLTGENPFKYYRQRGRNFRFDVAKVPTISSQLRDVIDRVTEPLPRDRYQTAKELAAALAACQ, encoded by the coding sequence GTGGTTAGTCTGACTCTGTTAGAACCGCAACAGAAAACGCCTCTCCACCAGTGGAGCTTTGAGAACTCTTCCATAATTCGCATTGGTAGAGCAGCAGATAATCACGTTGTTTTAACTGATAGTTTAGTTTCGCGGCATCATCTAGAACTAAGATACGTTGATTCAACCGCCAAAGATGGCGGTTGGCGGCTGATTAGTCAGGGTACAAACGGGACTTTCCTCAATGGTGTCCTTGTAATTCAGAGTGCGTTACCAGATAATTCTCTTTTGCAACTAGCGCAGGGAGGCCCAATACTGCAATTCCAAATTCAGGAGGTAACAGTACTAGAAACTGGTTTGCGATCGCCACAACAAATCCAAGAAACAGAAGAAAAGGCTGTTGCAACAGTCTATTCAGCCCAGGGGAAATACACTTGTACGCACGAAGGTAACTCCCCGAATAATTTATTTTGCATCCACTGCGGTCAACCTCTCTCAGTACAACAAAAAATTCGCCATTATCAGGTTTTGCGAATTCTGGGACAAGGAGGTATGGGTACTACTTATCTCGCTTGGGATGCGGCTGTCCAAATTGGGAATATCCCACAATTGCTGGTGTTGAAGCAAATGAATGCTGATATGGCAAAAATTGCCAAAGCTCAAGAATTATTTGAGCGGGAGGCGTATACTCTTAAATCCCTTAACCATCCGGGAATTCCCAAGTATTACGACTTCTTTGTAGAAGGCGGAAAAAAATACTTGGCAATGGAGCTAATTCACGGACAAGATTTAGAAAAACGTGTCTATACCACTGGGCCAGTTACACCAAACCAAGCGATCGCTTGGATGATCCAAACCTGCGATATTTTAGACTATCTTCATAGCCAAGAGCCGCCGCTAATTCACCGCGACATTAAACCCGCCAACCTGATGGTGCGAAGTTCAGTAAACCGCATAGTTGTGCTAGATTTTGGCGCAGTTAAGGAAATTGGCACAGCGCCTGGTACTCGCATTGGTGCAGAAGGTTATTGCGCTCCTGAACAAGAACGAGGACAACCTTTGACTCAATCTGATTTATATGCAATTGGGCCAACGATAATTTTTCTGCTCACAGGCGAAAACCCTTTTAAGTATTACCGCCAACGAGGGCGAAACTTCAGGTTTGATGTGGCAAAAGTTCCCACCATCAGTTCCCAATTAAGAGATGTAATCGATCGCGTTACAGAACCATTGCCACGCGATCGCTACCAAACGGCAAAGGAATTAGCTGCGGCCTTAGCTGCTTGCCAATAA
- a CDS encoding DUF4327 family protein, with translation MTQQVIHPMVKLQRNVQSLIESNIIKPSDSIWKIALLYGNEWQHWKQELLDFGFSMQDPVSELLAVETWDEE, from the coding sequence ATGACTCAGCAAGTGATTCACCCAATGGTGAAATTGCAGCGCAACGTGCAATCACTCATAGAATCTAATATTATCAAGCCAAGCGATAGCATCTGGAAAATCGCTTTGCTCTATGGTAATGAATGGCAGCACTGGAAACAGGAACTGCTTGACTTTGGCTTTAGTATGCAAGACCCAGTTAGTGAATTGCTAGCTGTAGAAACTTGGGATGAAGAATAG
- a CDS encoding tetratricopeptide repeat protein, translating into MAGSDEAYLIARKKQIERRQKILTIVSMFLFFGSTVFAVIPAIQQASQPKPVTTSASAESVLQQQARGYEMVLQREPENQLALEKLSVLRLQLKDAKGAMEPLEKLVKLRPDRQDYKVVLERIKKQQGQREGNSDR; encoded by the coding sequence ATGGCTGGCTCAGACGAAGCATACCTAATCGCCCGCAAAAAGCAGATTGAGCGGCGACAAAAGATTTTAACGATAGTATCGATGTTCTTATTTTTTGGATCTACGGTATTTGCAGTCATTCCAGCAATCCAACAGGCTAGTCAACCTAAGCCTGTAACTACGTCTGCTTCTGCTGAGTCAGTATTACAGCAACAGGCGCGGGGCTACGAGATGGTTTTACAACGAGAACCAGAAAATCAACTTGCTTTGGAGAAACTGTCTGTGCTGCGGTTGCAATTGAAGGATGCTAAGGGGGCGATGGAACCTTTAGAGAAATTGGTGAAGTTGCGCCCCGATCGGCAAGATTACAAAGTTGTATTAGAGCGGATTAAGAAGCAACAGGGTCAAAGAGAGGGGAATAGCGATCGCTAG
- a CDS encoding SDR family oxidoreductase, with protein MITGGSGFVGSNLTRYFTSKKKTTISYFKSSIPKNLLGMTDSVYLDIRDADEVFKVIEKKRPKVVIHVAGNKNVSYCEKYPEEAYQTNALGTKNLAIACRKFDARMIYISTDLVFSCTDGFYKENDQPNPSLVYGRTKLQGEEFILNELDNVAICRSGGIYGTDSPLLQWLSSELTQGHTVQCFTDVFNTPTYTDNLAEMIEVIIENNLSGIFHTVGRERVNRFELFNYYATMFNLNVKLLAPVQAGIDRERMLLQSDSSLSIEQTATKLASVNFNSVQEGFSRLKIIGDVICKDFQLI; from the coding sequence ATGATAACAGGAGGGAGCGGCTTCGTTGGATCAAATCTTACTCGCTATTTTACAAGTAAAAAAAAGACAACTATCTCATATTTTAAGTCATCCATACCAAAAAACTTACTAGGAATGACAGATTCAGTCTACTTAGATATTAGAGATGCTGATGAAGTCTTTAAAGTCATAGAGAAGAAGAGACCAAAGGTAGTAATTCACGTAGCAGGTAACAAGAATGTTAGTTATTGTGAGAAGTATCCTGAAGAAGCTTATCAAACAAATGCTTTAGGTACTAAAAATTTAGCAATAGCTTGTAGAAAATTTGATGCACGTATGATCTATATTTCCACTGATCTGGTGTTCAGTTGTACTGATGGGTTTTATAAAGAAAACGATCAACCTAATCCCAGCTTAGTTTATGGCAGAACTAAGCTCCAAGGTGAAGAATTTATTTTGAATGAACTAGATAATGTAGCTATTTGTCGTAGTGGTGGAATCTACGGTACAGATTCTCCTTTATTACAGTGGTTATCCTCAGAACTCACTCAAGGTCATACTGTACAATGCTTCACTGATGTGTTTAACACACCAACATATACAGATAATCTAGCGGAAATGATAGAGGTAATTATAGAAAATAACTTAAGTGGCATATTTCACACCGTAGGACGAGAAAGAGTAAATCGGTTTGAGCTTTTTAATTACTATGCCACTATGTTTAATCTGAACGTTAAACTATTGGCTCCCGTCCAAGCTGGTATTGATAGAGAAAGAATGCTATTACAATCAGATTCTTCTCTATCAATTGAACAAACGGCTACTAAACTTGCTAGTGTTAATTTCAATTCAGTTCAAGAAGGATTTAGTCGGTTGAAAATTATTGGAGATGTGATATGCAAAGACTTTCAGCTTATATGA
- a CDS encoding cupin domain-containing protein, whose amino-acid sequence MQRLSAYMMKTDNRGSLWGITQNNWAEVNFIETASEQIRGNHYHKETIELFFIVSGEIKIIIDNLHSGEHIEFEVQKGDVFIIEPYEIHTFYTKTHSQWINMLSKQLDPENPDFHAIEV is encoded by the coding sequence ATGCAAAGACTTTCAGCTTATATGATGAAGACTGATAATCGGGGCAGTCTTTGGGGAATTACACAAAATAATTGGGCAGAAGTTAACTTTATTGAAACTGCATCAGAACAAATCCGAGGCAACCATTATCACAAAGAAACTATTGAACTTTTTTTCATAGTTTCTGGCGAAATTAAAATTATAATCGATAATTTACATTCAGGTGAACATATTGAGTTTGAAGTTCAAAAGGGTGATGTTTTTATAATTGAACCCTATGAAATTCACACCTTTTATACCAAGACACACTCACAATGGATTAATATGCTATCCAAACAGCTAGACCCTGAAAATCCAGACTTTCATGCAATAGAGGTTTAG
- a CDS encoding glycosyltransferase family protein, with product MNQKLRIGLRLRGIDTFDVSKPGNVQGDEQVARGWQKYLLRCDDVESVYLYPSSGFITEKLDVLIHFYPFLELDEKVKNFLYLQNAFPNASNPTKWLYPPELHIGTVGVFNQVKSRFDGYIFTSKKLMEACTLGAVIPFATDPELFFPQPSNHYQHPVSFVGNDIRGPIVNQRYFIPALPFGLVIYGNKAWSEPLQKACLGKLPMPDLPKLYSSCLINLNAHIEEHIELDTINLRIYDILACGGFILSDRVDSLQAIFGDSLVCTTGNADEWAKIVRYLADDEERQKRSKEGRKLVLSDHTYANRVKTLMSYLKEAL from the coding sequence ATGAACCAAAAGTTGCGAATTGGATTACGTTTACGTGGAATTGACACATTTGATGTTAGTAAGCCTGGTAATGTGCAAGGCGACGAGCAGGTAGCAAGAGGATGGCAGAAATATCTACTTAGATGTGACGATGTAGAGTCCGTGTACTTGTATCCATCTAGTGGATTCATTACAGAGAAACTGGATGTTCTCATTCATTTCTATCCTTTTTTGGAACTGGATGAAAAAGTAAAAAATTTTTTATATCTACAAAACGCTTTTCCTAATGCTTCTAACCCAACTAAATGGCTTTATCCTCCCGAACTTCACATTGGTACAGTCGGCGTATTTAATCAAGTAAAATCTAGATTTGATGGATATATATTCACAAGCAAAAAATTAATGGAAGCTTGTACTTTGGGAGCAGTGATTCCTTTTGCAACTGATCCTGAACTTTTTTTCCCGCAACCTTCAAATCATTATCAGCATCCTGTGTCTTTTGTAGGTAATGATATTAGAGGCCCAATTGTAAATCAGCGTTACTTTATACCAGCTTTGCCATTTGGTCTTGTTATATATGGGAATAAAGCTTGGTCTGAGCCATTACAAAAAGCTTGTCTTGGCAAATTACCAATGCCAGATTTACCTAAATTATATTCAAGTTGTTTAATTAATCTTAATGCTCATATAGAAGAGCATATTGAGTTAGATACTATCAATCTGAGAATTTACGACATATTGGCTTGTGGAGGATTTATTCTTTCCGATCGTGTTGATTCATTACAAGCTATCTTTGGCGACTCACTAGTATGCACTACAGGAAATGCAGATGAATGGGCTAAGATTGTGCGCTATCTAGCTGATGACGAGGAACGACAGAAACGAAGTAAAGAAGGCCGTAAGCTTGTTTTAAGCGACCATACATATGCAAATCGCGTAAAAACACTTATGAGCTATCTAAAAGAAGCACTTTAA
- a CDS encoding B12-binding domain-containing radical SAM protein, protein MNVLFANIPFVKYDSQGNIYTGPNAGSRWPWTNAGLTDYYACFPFFMGYAVNYLIKHGVDAKFYDGVALKHWNYEVVKSHIAKFQPDILFLETSTPLFKTIKELAIWAKESFNSRIVLVGPHIQAYAHELIHESFVDYCVVGEYEKPALDIVLKLDKAKSIYTYEHIEDINLIRGENFLPFRPIDYLYNYWEPTMNTPRPQLQVNTSRGCPFKCTYCQWPKVMNNGQYRNRLPELVIDEIKTVIAERQTFIDNIKKERKEKQNNLLSLQDEMHHKMNSHRVQGKLMQAVHFNAEAWRISNLLCEDNIQSILFDDDTWNLGSKRITELCQGLKDIGLPWTMMGRIDTTSLEIYDLMVESGCVGMRFGVESFNQKLLDNTKKNLSAKKSYENIKYLITRFSGMEFHFTTMKNLPGETEQDWVNDLKILNELKEIGANYNNNIHWQNSDCVAFPGTELWEEMVALGKGEELKNLDLYDGSTHNNEKLAGAVGWLGKDYQPKWSKYSQMGEPTNLPSS, encoded by the coding sequence ATGAACGTACTTTTTGCAAATATTCCTTTTGTTAAATATGACAGTCAAGGAAATATATACACTGGCCCTAATGCAGGTTCACGTTGGCCTTGGACAAATGCTGGGCTTACAGACTACTACGCTTGCTTTCCTTTCTTTATGGGTTATGCAGTTAACTATCTAATTAAGCATGGAGTTGATGCAAAATTTTATGATGGGGTTGCTCTTAAGCATTGGAACTACGAGGTAGTAAAAAGCCATATCGCAAAGTTCCAACCAGATATATTATTTTTAGAAACATCAACACCTCTGTTTAAAACTATTAAAGAATTAGCTATTTGGGCAAAAGAAAGCTTTAATTCTCGCATTGTTTTAGTAGGCCCACATATTCAAGCTTATGCTCATGAATTAATTCATGAATCATTTGTAGATTATTGTGTTGTTGGTGAATACGAAAAGCCTGCTCTTGATATAGTTCTCAAGTTAGATAAGGCAAAATCCATATATACTTACGAACATATCGAAGATATTAACTTAATTAGAGGAGAAAATTTTCTACCATTTAGACCTATAGATTATTTATATAACTATTGGGAGCCAACAATGAATACTCCACGTCCCCAGTTGCAAGTCAATACCTCACGGGGATGTCCTTTCAAATGCACATACTGCCAGTGGCCAAAGGTAATGAATAATGGTCAATATCGCAATCGCCTACCTGAGCTAGTAATTGATGAAATTAAAACAGTTATTGCTGAACGTCAAACTTTTATCGACAATATAAAAAAAGAAAGAAAGGAAAAGCAGAATAATTTGCTATCACTTCAAGATGAAATGCATCATAAAATGAACAGCCATAGAGTGCAAGGAAAATTAATGCAAGCAGTTCATTTTAATGCTGAAGCATGGCGAATTAGTAATCTATTATGTGAAGATAATATTCAAAGTATTTTATTCGATGATGATACCTGGAATTTAGGTAGTAAAAGAATTACTGAGTTATGTCAGGGATTAAAAGATATAGGATTACCCTGGACTATGATGGGCAGAATAGACACAACCAGTTTAGAAATATATGACTTAATGGTTGAAAGTGGTTGTGTCGGTATGAGATTTGGAGTTGAAAGTTTTAATCAAAAATTGCTTGATAATACCAAGAAAAATTTAAGTGCTAAAAAAAGCTATGAAAATATTAAGTATTTGATTACTCGCTTTTCCGGGATGGAGTTTCACTTCACTACGATGAAAAACCTCCCTGGTGAAACTGAGCAAGATTGGGTCAACGATCTAAAAATACTGAACGAATTAAAAGAAATAGGGGCAAATTATAATAATAATATCCATTGGCAAAACTCAGATTGTGTTGCATTTCCTGGGACTGAGCTATGGGAAGAAATGGTAGCTCTTGGTAAGGGAGAGGAATTAAAGAATCTTGATCTATATGATGGCAGCACTCATAACAACGAAAAACTAGCTGGTGCTGTTGGATGGTTAGGGAAAGATTACCAACCCAAATGGTCTAAGTATTCTCAGATGGGAGAACCAACAAATCTTCCTAGCAGCTAA